In Thermodesulfobacteriota bacterium, the sequence CAAAGACTGGCAGTGCTCCAAGTGCTCGTGTTGTAATTGCTATTACAATCCCAACGGTAAGTAATAAAACTGTGTTTAGAACCCTTACCGGGTATTTAAATAGCTGTGCTGTTTCAGGATCGAAAGAGACAAATATAAAATCCTTAAAGAATAGCAAGTGAATGAGGATGCAAAAAAGGGCTACACCAGGCACAATGTAAACCTCTTTTGGGTCCACAACGACAGCGCTTCCAAAAAGGATGTCGGCGATGTCATGGGCTTCATGTGTAATGAGGTTGCCTATAATTACTACAGCTCCAGAAGTGAGTAGATACCCAAACCCTATTGCTCCTTCTTGGCTTATACGAAGAAAATCCTTCTTTAGAGCAAAAAAGAGAGCGGCCAACGCAGTCATAATCAAAGATAAAGCAAAGGGATCAATCATAGAACCGAGGGAACTAAAAGCGGAGAATCCGCCTATATAAAAGGCAAGAACCACACCAAAGCTTGAAACCTGAGAGAGCATTGCACCTACAAAAACAATCCGGCGTAGAACCACATAAACCCCCAAGAATCCGCATATTGCCCCTGACACAGCTCCAACAATCATTGGGTCGCGCCAGAGAAAGTAACTTTTTATGAACTCCCCAAACGATGAAGTATCCATATTATCTCCTATGACTATCTAGACTTTATCTGTCCCTGCCTCCAACCGCTGTGTATATACGTATCTTGCCAGCAACCTGCTCTATGGTTAAATCCAGTCCAAAAATCCTACTTAAAGTCTCATCTCTTAGAACTTCCGCCGTGGTTCCTGCACTAAAAACGCCGCTATCTTTGTCAAC encodes:
- a CDS encoding iron chelate uptake ABC transporter family permease subunit, which codes for MDTSSFGEFIKSYFLWRDPMIVGAVSGAICGFLGVYVVLRRIVFVGAMLSQVSSFGVVLAFYIGGFSAFSSLGSMIDPFALSLIMTALAALFFALKKDFLRISQEGAIGFGYLLTSGAVVIIGNLITHEAHDIADILFGSAVVVDPKEVYIVPGVALFCILIHLLFFKDFIFVSFDPETAQLFKYPVRVLNTVLLLTVGIVIAITTRALGALPVFGLTVLPSLTALFLTERLKLVFIFSALIGVVSAVLGYYFSFVISIPTGASITTCASLFFILGIGWREVRHLI